In Oceanobacillus sp. FSL K6-2867, one DNA window encodes the following:
- a CDS encoding phage portal protein, with protein sequence MDFKSKRHIQYKEYEDMYNNYETDYSQIRKLDTSFEHPYLPLALPREVSQLYSDLAFGNPINATTKSNKKADEAIDEIIEDNELNVQLSEASLSQSYKGGILAKNFLDNGKSKITFVEVDYYFPTVSPTDKRKLLSETIAIPFNEGNKRYLHTETYEQREDGYYWCITQVFNYTNDKQGKEISEPTEVNTRLTQSPLTYIPFTRSGSSFWGDSLYTGLTPLFDELNHRVTQISNVLDIHSDPAMYATSSLFDDDGNLNRKGNKVYEVFEDGEGSIKSPMGYVTWDAKLDANFKFIEDIVYKTLHYVSPLAPSLFGLDSASQSSGRAILLKSWRTQCKITRSYQYWRPALKKILYIAQQLQVVSGEKSYTPEIPNVELSINMPVDLLENAQAEQLKVDAGLSSKKSAIARLNPHMTSKEVEEEFEEILNEQAETNNQTFMGSMQGFNEPLANTNNNDIVDNGDADDIE encoded by the coding sequence TTGGATTTTAAAAGCAAAAGACATATTCAGTATAAAGAGTATGAAGATATGTATAACAATTATGAAACTGATTATAGTCAAATTAGGAAGTTAGATACTTCATTTGAGCATCCATATCTACCATTGGCATTACCTAGAGAAGTTTCACAACTGTATTCTGATTTGGCATTCGGTAATCCAATTAATGCTACAACAAAAAGCAATAAAAAGGCAGATGAAGCCATTGATGAGATTATTGAGGATAATGAATTGAATGTTCAATTGTCAGAAGCAAGTTTATCACAATCATATAAAGGTGGAATTCTTGCTAAGAATTTTTTAGATAATGGAAAATCAAAAATCACTTTTGTTGAAGTGGATTACTATTTTCCAACAGTTTCACCTACAGATAAAAGAAAGTTATTATCAGAAACAATTGCAATTCCATTTAATGAAGGAAATAAAAGATATTTACACACTGAAACCTATGAACAAAGGGAAGATGGCTATTATTGGTGTATTACTCAAGTATTTAATTATACGAATGATAAACAAGGTAAAGAAATATCCGAGCCAACAGAAGTTAATACCAGATTAACTCAATCACCTTTAACTTATATCCCTTTCACCAGAAGCGGTTCTAGTTTTTGGGGTGATAGCCTATATACAGGACTTACACCATTATTCGATGAATTGAATCATAGGGTTACACAAATTAGTAATGTATTGGATATTCATTCAGACCCTGCAATGTATGCAACATCTTCATTGTTTGATGATGATGGAAACCTAAACAGAAAAGGGAATAAAGTTTATGAAGTGTTTGAAGATGGAGAAGGCAGTATTAAATCTCCAATGGGTTATGTAACTTGGGATGCGAAACTAGATGCAAACTTTAAATTTATTGAGGATATTGTTTACAAAACATTGCATTATGTTTCACCTTTAGCACCCAGTTTGTTTGGTCTTGATTCCGCCTCTCAGAGTTCAGGACGTGCCATCTTATTAAAATCATGGCGTACACAATGCAAAATTACAAGGTCTTATCAGTATTGGAGACCTGCTTTAAAGAAGATATTATATATCGCTCAACAATTACAAGTAGTAAGCGGTGAAAAGTCATATACACCAGAAATTCCTAATGTGGAATTAAGCATCAATATGCCTGTTGACTTACTTGAAAATGCACAAGCAGAGCAATTAAAAGTAGATGCAGGATTGAGCAGTAAGAAATCTGCAATTGCTAGATTAAATCCTCATATGACATCTAAAGAAGTTGAAGAAGAATTTGAAGAAATTCTAAATGAACAGGCAGAAACAAACAATCAAACTTTCATGGGTAGTATGCAGGGTTTTAATGAGCCATTAGCAAATACCAATAATAATGACATAGTAGATAATGGTGATGCTGATGACATTGAATGA
- a CDS encoding phage major capsid protein, translating to MTILRTNSEGLIPQEQSQEIVQSVVKGSAVMSLSRLEEMTTSKKTISVAEGVTAFYADEAEAIGVANDAKFRPVELQAKKLAVIVPFSNEFLGESIVDVVAELQTQIIEQFHRKFDAEALAGTVYAKNLMGVINASGNKVAEGATAGQALYEDVSDVMALVEDGGYDVNGFITHFGFKNRIRKMKDSNGNAMYLPKGVAGEQDEFYSQPIGYSFGVDKATTQLVTGDFSHSVVGIQGEMRFKLLDQATVGGINLAEKDMSALRVILPVAYVITKDDAFAALTPKAQA from the coding sequence ATGACAATTTTAAGAACAAATTCAGAAGGTTTAATCCCTCAAGAGCAATCTCAAGAAATCGTGCAATCCGTTGTTAAAGGAAGTGCAGTTATGAGCTTATCACGTTTGGAGGAAATGACGACTTCTAAGAAAACTATTTCAGTTGCAGAAGGTGTAACAGCTTTTTATGCGGACGAAGCAGAAGCGATTGGAGTAGCAAATGATGCTAAATTCCGTCCAGTAGAGTTACAAGCTAAAAAACTAGCAGTAATCGTACCTTTCTCAAATGAATTTTTGGGAGAAAGCATTGTTGATGTTGTGGCAGAACTACAGACTCAAATCATTGAGCAGTTTCACAGAAAATTCGATGCAGAAGCATTAGCAGGTACTGTATACGCTAAAAACTTAATGGGTGTTATCAATGCATCTGGTAATAAAGTTGCAGAAGGAGCTACAGCAGGTCAAGCACTTTATGAAGATGTAAGTGACGTAATGGCACTTGTTGAAGATGGTGGCTATGATGTTAATGGCTTCATCACTCACTTTGGCTTCAAAAATCGTATTCGTAAAATGAAAGATTCAAATGGTAATGCAATGTACCTTCCAAAAGGTGTTGCAGGCGAGCAAGATGAATTTTACTCACAACCAATTGGATACTCTTTTGGTGTAGATAAAGCTACTACTCAACTTGTTACAGGTGATTTCTCTCATAGTGTTGTAGGTATTCAAGGTGAAATGCGTTTCAAATTGCTAGACCAAGCAACAGTAGGTGGAATTAACCTAGCTGAAAAAGATATGAGCGCTTTACGTGTAATTCTTCCAGTTGCTTATGTTATCACAAAAGACGATGCATTTGCTGCTTTAACTCCAAAGGCACAAGCATAA
- a CDS encoding replication-relaxation family protein, producing the protein MERTEELLMTIDKLKMTTIRQLRQIHQLGGYRNSARIIEQLEPYLNVCRGREKVIYLNKAGRELIGSTKEIKKTPIMEHTLLGNDAYIYLGKPLNWQTEYVIECEKKQKELSGIVFNFNNKPAAITKRKIIADAVFIKQGYAHIVEIDNTRTMQDNLKKINQYKELWQQVKGHFELTPMLYFFTTTDVRKKKLSEALKSVNHKVYTFDEIK; encoded by the coding sequence ATGGAGAGAACAGAAGAGTTGTTAATGACAATAGACAAATTGAAAATGACAACTATTAGACAGCTAAGGCAGATACATCAATTAGGCGGATATCGTAATTCAGCACGTATTATTGAGCAGCTAGAGCCATACTTAAACGTATGTAGAGGTAGGGAAAAGGTTATATATCTCAATAAAGCAGGAAGAGAATTGATTGGTTCAACGAAAGAAATTAAAAAAACACCTATCATGGAACATACCCTATTAGGTAATGATGCTTACATCTATTTAGGTAAACCATTAAATTGGCAAACAGAGTATGTCATTGAATGTGAAAAGAAACAAAAAGAGTTGTCTGGAATAGTTTTCAACTTTAATAATAAGCCTGCTGCAATCACAAAGAGAAAAATCATTGCGGATGCTGTGTTCATTAAACAAGGATATGCTCATATTGTTGAAATCGATAATACTAGGACAATGCAGGATAACTTAAAAAAGATTAATCAATATAAAGAGCTTTGGCAACAGGTAAAAGGTCATTTTGAATTAACACCAATGCTATATTTCTTTACAACAACCGATGTTAGGAAAAAGAAATTATCAGAAGCCTTGAAAAGTGTTAATCATAAGGTTTATACATTTGATGAAATTAAATAA
- a CDS encoding ATP-binding protein, which translates to MEINNNNGENISAFFKSTGATSGVAALPLSVQNWIEENSSDAFLLIDENGKIVYATKAVETILSYRVHDLLGTVWTEKIPDNVVFYIREQINAQKNDRKNFVLNVLNNDGNRVLLECVVEGWTDGGMRPIHYLVYLKDITHKKETEEMMVRSEKMTVAGQLAAGIAHEIRNPLTSLKGFLQLMQAGVDRKEEYFSIMIDEIEKIEAITSELLYISKPLTDNKKLEPVRSMLEDIATLLLPQASQNNIEILIERPVEEEIICDRSQIKQVLINLVKNAIEAMDASGKIILSTEQVDGKIIISVKDEGCGIATDILHKLGEPFFTTKQSGTGLGLLITKQILEAHHAHLEIKQNPTKGSTFQLIFTDANE; encoded by the coding sequence ATGGAAATTAATAATAACAATGGAGAGAATATATCAGCGTTTTTTAAAAGCACAGGAGCTACCAGTGGAGTTGCTGCATTACCCCTATCCGTACAAAATTGGATTGAAGAAAATAGTAGTGATGCCTTTTTATTAATCGATGAAAATGGAAAAATTGTTTATGCAACAAAAGCAGTCGAGACGATCCTAAGCTATAGGGTGCATGATCTGCTGGGGACAGTTTGGACAGAAAAAATTCCTGATAATGTAGTATTTTACATCCGTGAACAAATAAATGCTCAAAAAAATGACAGGAAAAATTTCGTTCTGAACGTTCTTAATAACGATGGGAACCGTGTTTTATTGGAATGTGTTGTTGAGGGTTGGACAGATGGTGGTATGAGGCCGATTCATTATCTCGTTTATTTAAAGGATATTACACACAAAAAAGAAACGGAAGAAATGATGGTTCGATCTGAAAAAATGACGGTTGCAGGCCAATTAGCTGCAGGAATCGCTCATGAAATTCGGAACCCATTAACTTCTCTAAAAGGGTTTTTACAGTTAATGCAGGCAGGGGTTGATCGAAAAGAGGAATATTTTTCAATTATGATCGATGAGATTGAAAAAATCGAAGCTATTACATCAGAGCTATTATACATATCGAAGCCGTTAACGGATAATAAGAAACTTGAACCAGTTAGAAGCATGCTAGAAGACATTGCCACCTTATTACTTCCGCAAGCATCTCAAAATAATATCGAAATTCTAATTGAGCGTCCAGTAGAAGAGGAAATTATCTGTGACCGTTCCCAAATTAAACAGGTTTTAATTAACTTAGTGAAGAATGCAATCGAGGCAATGGATGCCTCAGGAAAAATTATACTTTCAACGGAACAAGTTGATGGTAAAATTATTATTTCAGTCAAAGACGAGGGGTGCGGCATTGCAACGGATATTCTTCACAAACTTGGAGAGCCGTTTTTTACGACGAAGCAAAGTGGTACAGGGTTGGGATTGCTAATTACAAAGCAAATTCTTGAGGCGC
- a CDS encoding cytochrome c biogenesis protein CcdA — MSEINIFLAFGAGFLSFISPCVLPLYPVFLSYITGMSVSEINDENKKMNKKALIHTICFLIGFSSIFIMIGFTTTFISEFLMMYQDLIRQIGAIVIIFFGLVLVGVLNFEFLMKDRKINFKNRPAGFLGSVIIGMAFSLGWTPCVGPILLIVLSLAATNPQIGMVMMISYILGFSIPFILLSLFIGKIKWIKKHSSRFVMIGGWIMILMGIALFFDWMTKLTAFLAGWFGFSGF, encoded by the coding sequence ATGTCAGAAATAAATATTTTCCTCGCATTCGGGGCGGGCTTTCTATCTTTTATTTCACCTTGTGTGTTACCGCTTTATCCGGTATTTCTTTCATATATAACGGGTATGAGTGTAAGTGAAATAAATGATGAGAATAAAAAAATGAACAAGAAAGCACTAATACATACGATTTGTTTTCTCATTGGTTTTTCAAGCATATTTATTATGATTGGGTTTACAACTACCTTTATTTCAGAGTTTCTTATGATGTACCAAGATCTTATTAGACAAATAGGAGCCATTGTTATTATATTCTTCGGTCTTGTTCTTGTAGGTGTTCTGAATTTTGAATTCCTTATGAAGGACAGGAAAATCAATTTTAAAAATCGCCCGGCAGGTTTTTTGGGATCTGTTATTATTGGAATGGCTTTTTCACTTGGGTGGACACCGTGTGTAGGACCTATTTTGCTTATTGTATTATCGTTAGCTGCAACGAATCCGCAAATTGGCATGGTTATGATGATTAGTTACATTCTTGGGTTCTCGATCCCTTTTATTCTGCTGTCGCTGTTTATTGGCAAAATAAAATGGATTAAAAAGCATAGCAGCCGTTTTGTGATGATTGGTGGCTGGATTATGATACTAATGGGAATTGCGCTCTTTTTTGATTGGATGACTAAGCTTACAGCCTTTTTAGCAGGATGGTTTGGCTTTTCCGGATTTTAA
- a CDS encoding cytochrome c biogenesis protein CcdC, which yields MFWVVASTIVAAGMAIGMIFVRLNAAKKPASIKKIILPPLFMSTGALMFIFPVFHIAWVQVMEAFFVGMIFSVLLIKSSKFEVRDQEIFLVPSRAFPFILFGLLVVRIVIKLIIGSTISYGETSGMFFILAFGMIVTWRVSMLYRFLQLRKNALPNG from the coding sequence ATGTTTTGGGTGGTTGCGAGTACAATTGTAGCAGCAGGTATGGCTATCGGAATGATATTTGTACGATTAAATGCAGCAAAGAAGCCTGCTTCCATAAAGAAAATTATCTTGCCACCGTTATTTATGAGTACCGGAGCATTGATGTTCATTTTTCCGGTTTTTCATATTGCTTGGGTTCAAGTAATGGAAGCTTTCTTTGTTGGTATGATCTTTTCTGTCTTACTTATAAAATCTTCAAAATTTGAAGTTCGTGATCAAGAAATTTTTCTCGTGCCATCACGGGCATTTCCGTTTATTTTATTTGGACTTTTAGTTGTAAGAATCGTTATTAAATTAATTATTGGAAGTACGATTTCTTACGGGGAAACAAGTGGAATGTTCTTTATTCTCGCATTCGGAATGATTGTTACCTGGAGAGTATCCATGCTCTATCGATTTTTGCAACTTAGAAAAAATGCGCTACCCAATGGGTAA
- a CDS encoding HIRAN domain-containing protein produces the protein MEILLIFLGIIFLITAYVWHKKNKEYAKEQVQTKGISKSEAFEVAKTQMSATTRIEKPIKPKVNREISFKVSGVTKVNEDGKDIQAILKKIANQYKREHELESFDGLTNKEIIDDYFDNIGEFEDQYIYNKVKFILEEQNKYDKDAIKVYLLDYNDSKYHVGYVKRDSNKALKYELIHNKLLKTETEFTGGKYKHIDYDDFNDKDIVTTKEITRGLSIKAVFENEIMY, from the coding sequence ATGGAAATATTGTTAATTTTTCTTGGTATTATTTTTCTTATTACCGCTTATGTGTGGCACAAGAAGAATAAGGAATACGCAAAGGAACAGGTACAAACAAAAGGGATAAGCAAGAGTGAGGCATTTGAAGTAGCTAAAACACAAATGAGTGCAACAACTAGAATAGAAAAGCCAATAAAACCTAAGGTAAATAGAGAGATTAGTTTTAAAGTTTCAGGTGTTACAAAAGTAAATGAAGATGGAAAAGATATACAGGCTATCTTAAAAAAAATTGCCAATCAGTATAAACGTGAGCATGAATTAGAATCATTTGATGGATTAACCAATAAAGAAATTATTGATGACTATTTTGACAATATTGGTGAATTTGAAGACCAATATATTTACAACAAGGTTAAATTTATTTTAGAGGAACAAAACAAATATGATAAAGATGCAATAAAAGTTTATTTGTTGGATTATAACGATAGTAAGTATCATGTAGGGTATGTAAAAAGAGATAGCAATAAGGCATTAAAGTATGAACTAATTCATAATAAGCTGTTAAAAACTGAAACGGAATTTACTGGTGGAAAATATAAGCACATTGATTATGATGATTTCAATGATAAAGATATAGTAACAACAAAAGAAATAACTAGGGGATTATCTATAAAGGCAGTATTTGAAAATGAGATAATGTATTAG
- a CDS encoding DUF559 domain-containing protein: MIEVFAFIVLAIFLLSYLYVCFWFKPKPKNEPLSPYELDIFKCESPIEKRVYNGLIQHGLYATPQYRVGRYRIDLAFPSSLLAIECDGAQWHSTPKQKAHDRKRDKYLRSQGWTVLRFSGSRIHRDLSGVVGKIKDNLN, translated from the coding sequence ATGATAGAAGTATTTGCATTCATTGTTCTTGCAATATTTTTATTAAGCTACTTGTATGTGTGTTTTTGGTTTAAACCAAAGCCAAAAAATGAACCCTTGTCTCCTTATGAATTAGACATTTTCAAATGCGAATCCCCCATTGAAAAAAGGGTATATAATGGACTGATTCAACATGGCTTATATGCTACACCCCAATACAGAGTTGGGAGATACAGAATTGATTTAGCGTTTCCTAGTTCGCTACTTGCGATTGAATGTGATGGGGCGCAATGGCACAGTACACCTAAACAAAAGGCGCATGATAGAAAAAGGGATAAGTATTTGAGGTCTCAAGGATGGACAGTATTAAGATTTTCGGGAAGTAGAATCCATCGAGATTTATCTGGTGTTGTTGGAAAAATAAAAGATAATTTAAATTAA
- a CDS encoding helix-turn-helix transcriptional regulator yields MKIKLKSNIEELITNSGLQKKFIAEKLEVSVKQLRNYELAKSLIPIDKAFILAALLCCKVDDLYEWIDNE; encoded by the coding sequence GTGAAAATTAAATTGAAATCAAATATTGAGGAATTAATAACTAATAGTGGGCTTCAAAAGAAATTTATAGCCGAAAAATTAGAAGTTAGTGTAAAACAATTAAGAAATTATGAGTTGGCTAAAAGTTTAATACCTATCGATAAGGCTTTTATATTGGCAGCACTATTGTGTTGTAAGGTTGATGACCTGTATGAATGGATTGATAATGAATGA
- a CDS encoding HK97 gp10 family phage protein, which translates to MAKNEISFSQLAKKFSKMADDVEDVAEQALNVIAEDLLSESIDLAPLDEGGLRENGSVDPATKIGGKIVAKVGYDKEYALRRHEEFYNAQVEGTGRKYLEIPTTQNAQKYVNYLAEKIGDAIDD; encoded by the coding sequence ATGGCTAAAAATGAAATAAGTTTTTCACAACTAGCAAAGAAGTTTTCAAAAATGGCAGATGACGTTGAAGATGTTGCAGAACAAGCACTAAATGTTATTGCAGAAGATTTATTATCTGAATCAATTGACCTTGCACCTTTGGATGAGGGTGGACTTAGAGAGAATGGAAGTGTAGACCCTGCAACTAAAATTGGGGGTAAGATTGTTGCAAAAGTTGGATACGATAAAGAATATGCCTTGAGACGACATGAAGAATTTTATAATGCTCAAGTTGAAGGTACGGGACGTAAATATTTAGAGATACCAACTACACAAAATGCCCAAAAATATGTTAATTACCTAGCAGAAAAGATAGGGGATGCTATTGATGACTAA
- a CDS encoding phage minor capsid protein: MTLNDLDEAADELVKEYQRVYLYLVKRLEYQINNGLSENQARSILREIQLELQRLDEVAYKWSYEVLPEYYYLALSNIDAETALLTNVNVIGGSLVVMHKKAIEVASNSLYLDMAKNTQFMSEEAKKIIRNNGKEIFNRQVISGESQRRTKRDLRDALRENGVASFIDALKREWKIDKYASMAVRTKSRLIYNQGLINRLLEYRAQYPTNPNFDLVQVSSHGSKCWCGYFERMVFSISGNHPDYPSISRLPNFNLGYMSFHPSCKHVLKPFMPELKKDKGKKAPSNLLDKSIKEMNKIHYHKNKK; encoded by the coding sequence ATGACATTGAATGATTTGGATGAAGCAGCAGATGAATTGGTTAAAGAATATCAAAGGGTTTATCTATATTTGGTAAAAAGGTTAGAATACCAGATTAATAATGGCTTGTCTGAAAATCAAGCAAGGTCAATATTACGTGAAATTCAATTAGAGTTACAGCGATTAGATGAGGTAGCCTATAAATGGTCTTATGAGGTACTTCCAGAGTATTATTACTTAGCATTATCAAATATTGATGCTGAAACAGCGTTACTTACAAATGTTAATGTCATTGGTGGTAGTTTAGTTGTCATGCATAAGAAGGCTATAGAGGTGGCTTCCAATTCGTTGTATTTGGACATGGCAAAGAACACTCAATTCATGAGTGAAGAAGCTAAGAAAATAATTAGAAACAATGGAAAAGAAATCTTCAATAGGCAAGTTATTTCTGGTGAAAGTCAGCGTAGGACTAAAAGGGATTTAAGAGATGCATTAAGGGAAAATGGTGTTGCTTCATTTATCGATGCTCTAAAAAGAGAATGGAAAATTGATAAGTATGCTTCAATGGCAGTTAGAACTAAATCAAGATTGATATATAACCAAGGCTTGATAAATCGCTTGTTAGAGTATCGAGCGCAATATCCAACTAACCCTAACTTTGATTTGGTGCAAGTATCTAGTCATGGTAGCAAGTGTTGGTGTGGGTACTTTGAGAGAATGGTCTTTTCCATATCTGGAAACCATCCCGATTATCCAAGCATAAGTAGATTGCCTAATTTCAATTTAGGTTATATGTCCTTTCATCCATCGTGCAAGCATGTACTTAAACCTTTCATGCCAGAACTCAAAAAAGATAAAGGCAAGAAAGCGCCAAGCAATCTATTAGACAAGTCAATTAAAGAAATGAACAAAATCCACTACCACAAAAATAAAAAGTAG
- a CDS encoding DUF2621 family protein, with amino-acid sequence MSVIIVIWGFFLITLMAIGGFFMFRKFLKRLPKDDGKSIMDWEEYYMEKTRHMWKDEEKQLLEELVSPVPELFRDVARHKIASKIGEISLKKELDSITQSTLIEGYIIATPKRDHKFLIKKLHQKQIDITPYEHLFEASIDNYAVDWKEKYK; translated from the coding sequence ATGTCAGTAATTATAGTAATATGGGGGTTTTTCTTAATAACTTTAATGGCAATTGGCGGATTTTTTATGTTCCGGAAATTTTTAAAGCGATTGCCAAAAGATGACGGAAAATCAATCATGGATTGGGAAGAATATTATATGGAAAAAACACGGCATATGTGGAAGGATGAAGAAAAACAATTACTTGAAGAATTAGTATCACCCGTTCCAGAACTGTTCAGAGATGTGGCAAGGCACAAAATTGCGAGTAAGATTGGCGAAATATCTTTAAAAAAGGAACTGGATTCGATTACACAATCTACATTAATCGAGGGATACATAATTGCAACACCAAAGCGCGATCATAAATTTCTAATTAAAAAATTACATCAAAAGCAAATCGATATCACTCCATACGAGCATCTGTTCGAGGCATCTATTGATAATTATGCTGTAGACTGGAAAGAAAAATATAAGTAA
- a CDS encoding minor capsid protein, producing the protein MSKILLNSVIDFIELNILSLNETNLFGNHYPKSMTDTIVSVIDLGGLPPSKYSVTREKKIEIKLRSKGYAEGIELGNKIFNLFHSKENYSLGDFFITSSYASTDLTYLYQDSKNRREFSLELVFQYKK; encoded by the coding sequence ATGAGTAAAATTCTATTAAATAGTGTGATTGATTTTATTGAATTAAATATTCTTTCACTCAATGAAACAAATTTATTTGGAAATCATTATCCCAAGTCAATGACAGACACAATTGTATCTGTCATTGACTTGGGAGGACTTCCACCAAGTAAATATTCAGTTACAAGAGAAAAGAAGATTGAAATTAAATTAAGGTCAAAAGGGTATGCCGAGGGTATTGAGCTAGGTAATAAAATATTTAACTTATTTCACTCTAAGGAGAATTATTCTTTGGGTGATTTTTTTATTACAAGCAGTTATGCATCAACAGATTTAACTTATTTGTACCAAGATAGCAAAAACAGAAGAGAATTTTCATTGGAATTAGTTTTCCAATATAAAAAATGA
- a CDS encoding FtsK/SpoIIIE domain-containing protein — protein sequence MLEILFIPLAIVGASLIPKRKMNDENKIMEIFKSKNICVKRGENVIYPKKIRISEGIGVKTYSYSLPLGIAANQIEPIKEAFENGLNKDIDIKFNGLLHLVVAQNKLPTKWDYSMGLLNENTWEVPIGKNHDGVLYHDFEKYPHMLIGGTTRFGKTVLLKGIFNTLVTNQFENVNLYILDLKAGLEFYKYSGLEQVKKVACDLMEASEVLESVVTELKKREVFYRENGITNVVETSIQKRTFIIVDEGAELSPELVSKEAKPYAQYCQNLLGEIARIGGGLGYRLVFCTQYPVRQAVPAQVKMNIVTRISFLVPEQVGSRVILDEVGAEDLPAIAGRCIYKVEKKRILQTPFIDDGMIKNFIGGAINGENRRVVNDNRQIENDNY from the coding sequence TTGCTTGAAATTTTATTTATTCCATTAGCAATCGTTGGAGCTTCTTTAATCCCAAAACGCAAGATGAATGATGAAAATAAGATTATGGAGATTTTCAAAAGCAAAAATATTTGTGTGAAAAGGGGAGAAAACGTTATTTACCCTAAAAAAATCAGAATTAGTGAAGGGATTGGAGTGAAAACATATTCATATTCTTTGCCCCTTGGTATTGCAGCCAATCAAATTGAACCAATTAAAGAAGCATTTGAAAATGGACTGAATAAAGACATTGATATTAAATTTAATGGTCTTCTACACTTGGTTGTTGCACAAAACAAATTGCCTACAAAATGGGATTATTCAATGGGTTTACTCAATGAAAACACATGGGAGGTTCCAATAGGTAAGAATCATGATGGTGTGCTATATCATGATTTTGAAAAATATCCCCATATGCTCATAGGTGGTACGACAAGATTTGGTAAGACAGTCTTACTAAAAGGAATATTTAACACTCTTGTGACGAACCAATTTGAGAATGTCAATCTGTATATATTGGATTTGAAGGCAGGTCTAGAGTTTTATAAGTATTCGGGGCTAGAGCAAGTAAAGAAGGTTGCTTGTGACTTAATGGAAGCATCAGAAGTATTAGAATCAGTTGTAACAGAACTTAAAAAACGTGAAGTGTTCTATAGAGAAAATGGGATTACAAATGTTGTAGAAACAAGCATCCAAAAACGTACCTTTATCATTGTGGATGAAGGAGCGGAACTATCGCCAGAGTTGGTGAGTAAAGAGGCGAAACCATACGCTCAATACTGTCAAAATTTATTAGGTGAAATAGCTAGGATAGGTGGAGGATTAGGTTACAGATTAGTTTTCTGTACACAGTACCCTGTTAGGCAGGCAGTTCCTGCACAAGTGAAAATGAACATTGTAACAAGAATTTCTTTTCTTGTACCAGAACAAGTTGGCTCTAGGGTAATCCTAGATGAAGTTGGCGCAGAGGATTTACCTGCAATTGCAGGAAGATGTATATATAAAGTGGAAAAGAAACGTATTCTTCAAACACCATTTATTGATGATGGTATGATTAAAAATTTCATTGGGGGAGCTATTAATGGAGAGAACAGAAGAGTTGTTAATGACAATAGACAAATTGAAAATGACAACTATTAG